A genomic segment from Candidatus Omnitrophota bacterium encodes:
- a CDS encoding sulfite exporter TauE/SafE family protein — MFKIMLSLFLTGLIFGSGPCLASCGPFLISYIAGTKKNVPGSMITYLLFSFSRICAYLVLSLMIFFLSRFMIERLLGSLSKYLFISGGVIMAVMGVFLALGKKIELPFWRPLYKNMLEHDKKNIVILGLIIGLLPCAPLLAIFSYIGLISHLWSSNLLYTLSFGAGTFLSPLILLVILAGLIPRFLANIKASYSSIFNFICGLVIVFLGLNLIIRAL; from the coding sequence ATGTTTAAAATAATGCTTTCTTTATTCCTTACTGGCCTAATATTCGGCTCTGGCCCGTGCTTAGCCAGTTGCGGGCCATTTCTCATCAGCTATATTGCCGGAACAAAAAAGAATGTCCCCGGCAGTATGATAACTTATCTTCTATTTTCTTTCTCCAGGATATGCGCATACCTGGTTTTAAGCCTGATGATCTTCTTTTTGAGCAGGTTTATGATAGAAAGATTATTGGGCAGCCTTTCTAAATACCTCTTCATATCGGGGGGAGTAATTATGGCGGTAATGGGTGTATTTCTGGCTTTAGGCAAAAAAATAGAATTACCTTTTTGGCGGCCTTTATATAAGAATATGCTGGAACACGATAAAAAGAATATCGTCATTCTGGGTTTAATCATCGGCCTGCTGCCTTGCGCTCCGCTTCTGGCCATATTCTCTTATATAGGCTTGATTTCGCACCTTTGGTCTTCAAACCTTCTTTATACCTTATCCTTTGGCGCGGGTACATTTCTTTCGCCCCTGATATTATTAGTTATCCTTGCCGGTTTGATCCCGCGTTTCCTGGCGAATATAAAGGCATCCTATTCTTCTATATTTAATTTTATCTGCGGCCTGGTTATTGTGTTTTTGGGCCTGAATTTAATTATCAGGGCACTTTAA
- the amrB gene encoding AmmeMemoRadiSam system protein B, protein MEKKLRVSGSRATSCKARFLKIILFLLFTYSLQLTAYSLYADDIQEPNAAGTFYPDDPQQLSQMIDEFLNQANPEAVQGDIFALISPHAGYGFSGGVAAFGYKLIKDKPYKTVIIIGPSHQYGFQGVSVYPKGIFRSPLGDLEIDTEFTKNLLYQENNIFFEPAAFEKEHSIEVQLPFLQKVLSNFKIVPIVMGDCSFSTCQKLAGLLKEAIGSRRDVLVVASTDMYHGYDYAEAGVVDNLTLSYLEDMDARGLYDGLREGKLQLCGGFGVVSTLILAKELGHNKLKVLKYTDSSIVTGKKAKGAWTVGYASCVIDQEKGELNMLNKEQRKKLLGIARKSIEAYLKGGKKLQLNETDPVLLKEIGAFVTLHERAQLRGCIGNIIGRGPLYLTIRDMAVEAATGDPRFQPMKPDELKDVEIEISVLSPLKRITSIDEIQLGTHGVLIRRDFASGIFLPQVATETGWPKEEFLSNLCSHKAGLEPDAWKDKATEIYIFSAEVFSEKDF, encoded by the coding sequence GTGGAGAAAAAATTGCGGGTGTCTGGCAGTAGAGCCACAAGTTGCAAGGCAAGATTCCTAAAAATCATCTTGTTTCTTCTTTTTACTTACAGCTTACAGCTTACAGCTTACAGCTTATATGCTGATGATATCCAGGAACCCAATGCCGCAGGCACTTTCTACCCGGACGACCCGCAGCAGTTATCCCAAATGATTGACGAATTTTTGAATCAGGCAAACCCAGAGGCAGTGCAGGGCGATATATTCGCTTTGATTTCCCCGCATGCGGGTTATGGTTTTTCAGGGGGAGTAGCTGCCTTTGGCTATAAGCTGATCAAAGATAAGCCATATAAGACGGTGATTATTATCGGACCCAGCCACCAGTATGGTTTTCAAGGCGTATCCGTGTATCCAAAAGGAATATTCCGCAGCCCCTTAGGAGATTTAGAGATAGATACGGAATTTACCAAGAATTTGCTTTATCAGGAGAATAATATCTTTTTTGAGCCGGCAGCTTTTGAAAAAGAACACTCAATAGAAGTACAGCTGCCCTTTTTGCAAAAAGTTCTTTCTAATTTCAAAATCGTGCCCATTGTGATGGGGGATTGCAGTTTTTCTACCTGCCAAAAATTAGCAGGTTTACTGAAAGAGGCGATAGGCAGTCGCAGGGATGTTTTGGTAGTTGCTTCCACGGATATGTATCACGGTTATGATTATGCAGAGGCAGGGGTAGTTGACAATTTGACCCTTAGTTATCTTGAGGATATGGATGCCCGGGGTTTATATGATGGATTAAGAGAAGGCAAACTACAGCTTTGCGGAGGGTTTGGGGTTGTCTCTACCTTAATTTTAGCCAAAGAATTAGGCCACAATAAATTGAAAGTATTAAAATATACGGATTCCAGCATAGTAACAGGAAAGAAGGCCAAGGGGGCCTGGACCGTAGGTTATGCCAGTTGTGTTATCGATCAGGAAAAGGGGGAGTTAAATATGTTAAATAAAGAGCAGAGAAAAAAGCTATTGGGTATTGCGCGTAAATCCATAGAGGCGTATTTAAAAGGCGGAAAAAAACTGCAACTTAATGAAACAGATCCCGTATTGTTAAAAGAGATAGGCGCCTTTGTGACCTTGCATGAACGCGCTCAATTACGCGGCTGTATCGGAAATATAATAGGGCGGGGCCCCCTGTATCTTACCATTAGGGATATGGCTGTTGAGGCAGCGACAGGAGATCCGCGTTTTCAGCCTATGAAACCTGATGAACTCAAGGATGTTGAAATAGAGATATCCGTGCTTTCTCCTTTAAAAAGAATAACCTCCATAGATGAAATTCAATTAGGTACCCATGGTGTTTTGATCAGGAGGGATTTTGCCAGCGGCATATTCCTGCCTCAGGTAGCCACGGAGACCGGCTGGCCCAAAGAAGAATTCCTCTCTAATCTCTGCAGCCATAAAGCAGGATTGGAGCCGGATGCCTGGAAGGATAAGGCCACGGAAATTTATATTTTTAGCGCCGAAGTATTTTCTGAAAAAGATTTTTAG
- a CDS encoding RsmE family RNA methyltransferase: MHRLYSPAQNISSVQIIVDNKEQVHHARDVLRLKIKEKVIIFDDKGIEYCCILEKILPQSLVFAIWEKTAPGLKEMEKIRITVACAIPKASHMDGVIDKLTQLGVERIIPMETERVIIKLDKRKKILRLKRWEKIALNASLQSHRNGFPVIGPVKGIREVLSDAQGFDLKLIPALIGERESLRETIIKSNPKNILVLIGPEGDFTQEELDFAKSRGCLPVSLGDLVLRVETAAVAAVSFIRLYADS; the protein is encoded by the coding sequence ATGCATCGGCTATACTCTCCTGCGCAAAATATTTCATCTGTTCAAATAATAGTTGATAACAAAGAACAGGTCCATCATGCCAGGGATGTTTTAAGGCTTAAAATCAAAGAAAAAGTAATTATCTTTGATGATAAGGGAATTGAATATTGCTGTATTTTAGAGAAAATATTGCCCCAGAGTTTAGTTTTCGCTATATGGGAGAAAACCGCGCCCGGTTTAAAAGAGATGGAGAAAATAAGAATTACAGTGGCCTGCGCCATACCTAAAGCATCCCATATGGATGGGGTCATCGATAAGCTGACCCAGCTGGGAGTGGAGAGGATTATCCCTATGGAGACCGAGCGCGTGATTATAAAACTGGATAAGCGTAAAAAAATATTGCGGCTCAAACGCTGGGAAAAGATCGCCCTTAATGCTAGCCTGCAGAGCCATAGGAACGGTTTTCCTGTGATAGGACCGGTAAAAGGCATAAGGGAAGTTTTATCCGATGCGCAGGGTTTTGACTTGAAATTGATACCCGCTCTTATAGGAGAACGGGAATCATTAAGAGAAACTATCATTAAATCTAACCCTAAAAATATATTGGTGCTCATCGGGCCTGAAGGAGATTTTACGCAAGAGGAGCTTGATTTTGCTAAAAGCAGAGGCTGTTTACCCGTGTCATTAGGGGATTTGGTATTACGCGTGGAGACTGCTGCGGTAGCGGCAGTAAGTTTTATCAGATTATATGCCGACAGTTAG